A window from Hemicordylus capensis ecotype Gifberg chromosome 2, rHemCap1.1.pri, whole genome shotgun sequence encodes these proteins:
- the LOC128347461 gene encoding zinc finger protein OZF-like isoform X5 translates to MESSRQLEGPGKPEKAENEAFQAPEPGDSLENLERTEQQERFLPQKGISKPVLRMAGDKNFNINKCKRQLTCRECGKSFSNSSNLIAHERIHTGEKPHKCLRCGKSFGKKSTLVAHERIHTEEKPYECSVCGRSFSQTSSLIAHERIHTEEKPYECSECGRSFSLKSSLVAHERIHTGEKPYQCSDCGKSFSQKSALIAHVRTHKGEKPYTCSVCGKSFSQSSNLIAHERIHTGEKPYQCSDCGRSFNCSSSLIRHQRIHTEDKPYECSDCGKSFSCSSSLIRHQRTHTGEKPYQCADCGKTFSVSSQLSVHQRTHTGEKPYECSDCGKSFSVRSSLSAHKRIHTGKKPYKCTDCPKSVYLRSSLNAHKRIHGGEKPYDCSDCGKMFTCSSSLIRHQRIHTGEKPYNCADCGKSFILSSNLIAHQRTHTGEKPYQCPDCGKFFSVSSQLNVHQRTHTGEKPYECLDCGKSFTCSSGLIRHQRTHTGEKPYRCSECGKRFNLSSNLIAHQKTHTGEKPYKCVYCGESFYTRPNFVEHHKANHADAINMKTDDNNVNRNSQSISYQINYVGWD, encoded by the coding sequence ATGGAAAGTTCCAGACAATTGGAAGGACCTGGGAAACCGGAGAAAGCAGAAAATGAAGCTTTCCAAGCACCTGAGCCAGGAGACTCTTTGGAAAATCTGGAAAGAAcagaacagcaagagagatttcTTCCCCAAAAAGGTATAAGCAAGCCGGTGCTCCGCATGGCAGGTGATAAAAACTTCAACATAAACAAATGCAAGCGGCAACTGACATGcagggagtgtggaaagagcttcagcaataGCTCAAACCTGATCGCCCACGAgaggatccacacaggagagaaaccccaCAAATGTCTGAGGTGTGGGAAGAGCTTTGGTAAGAAATCAACCCTTGTGGCCCATGAGAGGATTCACACagaggagaaaccatatgaatgctccGTCTGCGGGAGAAGCTTCAGCCAGACCTCGAGCCTGATTGCCCATGAGAGGATCCACACGGAAGAGAAGCCCTACGAGTGTTCAGAGTGCGGGCGGAGCTTCAGTTTGAAATCGAGTCTGGTCGCCCATgagagaatccacactggagagaagccgtaccagtgttcagactgcgggaagagcttcagccagaagtCTGCCCTCATTGCTCATGTGAGAACCCACAAAGGGGAAAAACCCTACACATGCTCagtgtgtgggaaaagcttcagccagagctcCAATCTAATTGCACATGAAAGAATTCATACGGGAGAGAAACCCTATCAGTGCTCAGACTGCGGGAGAAGTTTCAATTGCAGCTCAAGCCTTATTAGGCACCAGAGGATCCACACAGAGGACAAACCGTATGAATGCTCAGACTGTGGTAAAAGCTTCAGCTGCAGCTCAAGCCTCATTAGACACCAGAGgacccacacgggagagaaaccctATCAATGTGCAGACTGTGGCAAAACTTTCAGTGTGAGTTCCCAGCTTAGTGTGCATCAGAGAacccacacgggagagaagccgTATGAGTGCtcagactgtgggaaaagcttcagcgtGAGGTCCAGTCTTAGTGCACACAAGAGAATTCACACAGGCAAGAAACCTTATAAATGTACAGACTGTCCCAAAAGTGTTTACTTGAGGTCCAGCCTCAATGCCCACAAGAGAATACACGGCGGAGAAAAGCCATATGACTGTTCAGATTGTGGAAAGATGTTCACTTGCAGTTCAAGCCTTATTAGACATCAAAGGatacacacaggggagaaaccatacaaCTGTGCAgactgtgggaagagcttcattttGAGTTCCAACCTGATTGCCCATCAGAGGACTCATACAGGAGAAAAACCGTACCAGTGCCCAGACTGTGGCAAATTCTTCAGTGTGAGTTCTCAGCTCAATGTACACcagagaacccacacaggggagaagccctaTGAATGTTTGGACTGTGGCAAGAGCTTCACTTGTAGTTCAGGCTTGATTAGACATcagagaacccacacaggagagaaaccgtatcGATGCTCAGAATGTGGGAAAAGGTtcaacctgagttcaaatcttatTGCCCACCAGAAgacccatacaggagagaaaccgtataaATGTGTGTACTGTGGGGAAAGTTTCTATACAAGGCCCAACTTTGTCGAACATCATAAAGCCAATCATGCGGATGCTATAAATATGAAAACAGATGACAACAATGTTAATCGTAATTCCCAATCTATCAGTTACCAAATAAACTATGTAGGGTGGGACTGA
- the LOC128347461 gene encoding zinc finger protein 883-like isoform X4: MAHISSDVGASQGLVTEEEDVTPSMESSRQLEGPGKPEKAENEAFQAPEPGDSLENLERTEQQERFLPQKGISKPVLRMAGDKNFNINKCKRQLTCRECGKSFSNSSNLIAHERIHTGEKPHKCLRCGKSFGKKSTLVAHERIHTEEKPYECSVCGRSFSQTSSLIAHERIHTEEKPYECSECGRSFSLKSSLVAHERIHTGEKPYQCSDCGKSFSQKSALIAHVRTHKGEKPYTCSVCGKSFSQSSNLIAHERIHTGEKPYQCSDCGRSFNCSSSLIRHQRIHTEDKPYECSDCGKSFSCSSSLIRHQRTHTGEKPYQCADCGKTFSVSSQLSVHQRTHTGEKPYECSDCGKSFSVRSSLSAHKRIHTGKKPYKCTDCPKSVYLRSSLNAHKRIHGGEKPYDCSDCGKMFTCSSSLIRHQRIHTGEKPYNCADCGKSFILSSNLIAHQRTHTGEKPYQCPDCGKFFSVSSQLNVHQRTHTGEKPYECLDCGKSFTCSSGLIRHQRTHTGEKPYRCSECGKRFNLSSNLIAHQKTHTGEKPYKCVYCGESFYTRPNFVEHHKANHADAINMKTDDNNVNRNSQSISYQINYVGWD; the protein is encoded by the exons ATGGCCCATATCTCCTCCGATGTCGGTG caAGTCAAGGCTTGGtgacggaggaggaggatgtgacTCCCAGCATGGAAAGTTCCAGACAATTGGAAGGACCTGGGAAACCGGAGAAAGCAGAAAATGAAGCTTTCCAAGCACCTGAGCCAGGAGACTCTTTGGAAAATCTGGAAAGAAcagaacagcaagagagatttcTTCCCCAAAAAGGTATAAGCAAGCCGGTGCTCCGCATGGCAGGTGATAAAAACTTCAACATAAACAAATGCAAGCGGCAACTGACATGcagggagtgtggaaagagcttcagcaataGCTCAAACCTGATCGCCCACGAgaggatccacacaggagagaaaccccaCAAATGTCTGAGGTGTGGGAAGAGCTTTGGTAAGAAATCAACCCTTGTGGCCCATGAGAGGATTCACACagaggagaaaccatatgaatgctccGTCTGCGGGAGAAGCTTCAGCCAGACCTCGAGCCTGATTGCCCATGAGAGGATCCACACGGAAGAGAAGCCCTACGAGTGTTCAGAGTGCGGGCGGAGCTTCAGTTTGAAATCGAGTCTGGTCGCCCATgagagaatccacactggagagaagccgtaccagtgttcagactgcgggaagagcttcagccagaagtCTGCCCTCATTGCTCATGTGAGAACCCACAAAGGGGAAAAACCCTACACATGCTCagtgtgtgggaaaagcttcagccagagctcCAATCTAATTGCACATGAAAGAATTCATACGGGAGAGAAACCCTATCAGTGCTCAGACTGCGGGAGAAGTTTCAATTGCAGCTCAAGCCTTATTAGGCACCAGAGGATCCACACAGAGGACAAACCGTATGAATGCTCAGACTGTGGTAAAAGCTTCAGCTGCAGCTCAAGCCTCATTAGACACCAGAGgacccacacgggagagaaaccctATCAATGTGCAGACTGTGGCAAAACTTTCAGTGTGAGTTCCCAGCTTAGTGTGCATCAGAGAacccacacgggagagaagccgTATGAGTGCtcagactgtgggaaaagcttcagcgtGAGGTCCAGTCTTAGTGCACACAAGAGAATTCACACAGGCAAGAAACCTTATAAATGTACAGACTGTCCCAAAAGTGTTTACTTGAGGTCCAGCCTCAATGCCCACAAGAGAATACACGGCGGAGAAAAGCCATATGACTGTTCAGATTGTGGAAAGATGTTCACTTGCAGTTCAAGCCTTATTAGACATCAAAGGatacacacaggggagaaaccatacaaCTGTGCAgactgtgggaagagcttcattttGAGTTCCAACCTGATTGCCCATCAGAGGACTCATACAGGAGAAAAACCGTACCAGTGCCCAGACTGTGGCAAATTCTTCAGTGTGAGTTCTCAGCTCAATGTACACcagagaacccacacaggggagaagccctaTGAATGTTTGGACTGTGGCAAGAGCTTCACTTGTAGTTCAGGCTTGATTAGACATcagagaacccacacaggagagaaaccgtatcGATGCTCAGAATGTGGGAAAAGGTtcaacctgagttcaaatcttatTGCCCACCAGAAgacccatacaggagagaaaccgtataaATGTGTGTACTGTGGGGAAAGTTTCTATACAAGGCCCAACTTTGTCGAACATCATAAAGCCAATCATGCGGATGCTATAAATATGAAAACAGATGACAACAATGTTAATCGTAATTCCCAATCTATCAGTTACCAAATAAACTATGTAGGGTGGGACTGA